A region of Acidimicrobiia bacterium DNA encodes the following proteins:
- a CDS encoding pyridoxamine 5'-phosphate oxidase family protein: MHWAEFSSISAELATGVRARFEANLHHVIATLGRGGSPRASGTEVRWWNEDIWLGSMPGSRKGTDLKRDPRYSIHSHPDTSELLDGDAKLAGTVELVDDATTRQAYSAFIEHPGGDPYDLFRLTVSSASLVKVSDDQTHLVITSWTETTGTMTIDRY; the protein is encoded by the coding sequence ATGCATTGGGCGGAATTTTCAAGTATTTCAGCCGAGTTGGCGACTGGCGTTCGAGCTCGGTTCGAAGCGAACCTGCACCATGTGATCGCAACGCTCGGACGCGGCGGTTCTCCCCGGGCGAGTGGCACCGAAGTACGCTGGTGGAACGAGGACATATGGCTCGGCTCGATGCCAGGATCCCGAAAAGGCACCGACCTCAAACGTGACCCGAGGTACTCGATCCACAGTCATCCCGACACAAGCGAACTTCTCGACGGAGACGCCAAGCTCGCCGGCACCGTGGAACTCGTCGACGACGCAACCACACGGCAGGCGTACTCAGCCTTCATCGAACACCCCGGAGGCGATCCGTATGACCTGTTCCGACTCACGGTCTCATCTGCGTCGCTCGTCAAGGTCTCCGACGACCAGACACACCTCGTGATCACGTCTT